In Podospora pseudocomata strain CBS 415.72m chromosome 4, whole genome shotgun sequence, the genomic stretch TATATTTTTTGCATGGGGGGGGCATCTCCTTTTATATTTGCtaggtggtgtggttgagtGGGAATGAAAATGgatgggggaaaagaaaTACAGGATTTGTGTGTGGATGCTGAATGTGCGTGTGTTGTGTTCTTTGATTGCGTGTGCGGTTGTTTATTTAGGGTTTTCGTTGCGGgttattgttgttgattGTATGTCTGGCCTGGTGAGCAAGCGTTCGTTCTGTCTTCTCTGTCCTGGGGCAACATGACAGGATGACAGAATGTGTgcaatggtgttgatggggtggttggtggtggtggtactggCTGGAGAAGTTATATACCCATAGCTTTGTTGTCGTATATACGTACATATTTGAAGAATAACAAAAAGTAAAATGATCATGATACGATGTCCTGTTGGAACTGTTGTGCTACGACTGGACTGCGCGCGCATGCTGGCCGACAGCTTCATACTCAAGTGTAGCAAGCTCGGGGGGGGAAACAAATGCCACTCAGATGGCCAGGACGAATTTTCCAGAGCATTGCCTTCAACACACGGGGTCACATAGTTGAAAGGCCTTCGATACCACTAGGCAGCATGTAGATACGCACCCAGTCACTTCACAATCATTTTACAATTCAAAGGGACACGagatacacacacacaccataATCACTCCTTGTTATTCGGGGTATCACAATCAAAATCCATAATTCCATGCTCGCCGCCCAAACAAAAACCCATCATTTCCCGATCGTGCTGGTGGCCCTCGTTAAAAACCTGCCgagcccccccccccttactGGGTACCCTCAGTCAGGAAAAGAGTGAACCACCCGATCAATACATTGACCCATAGTCCAACAACTCCCGAACGCCCAAAATAAATCCCATCCAATATCCCCAAAAATAAATCCAACAGACCCGCTCAATGCATACCCAACAACTTCGTCCAATGCCTCAAAAGTGCCGGAAGAGGATGCAGTTCGATGGAATCATCAATGGTACTAGGTTTCTTATTTGAGGACACCATTTTCCCCTAATCTTGAATCACAATCACCTCATCAGCGCCTTTCTTCCCCGCTTGGCAACTGGCTTGGAAGGTttgacaccctcctcctcctcctcctcctcctgctcctcctcctcggtttTTTTGACAGCGGCGCGCCGGCCACGTCTAGCCTTGGGTTTTGGCATGTCCGTAGACCCCCACTCGGCTTTGCGCTTCCTCCCCTTCGGCgctggcttcttctcctcctgcctccccccatcctcctcctccaccacctcctccttgttcttttcctcctcaacgaccaCAGGAACACCGTCAAGAGTAATCTTCTGCAAGCGAGTAGCATAGCAGCTTGTCCGGTTCCCAACTGTGACGTGAGCCAACGGTTCTCCCCCAGGGAGTGTAGGGTTCTCCGAGCCCTTGCTCCATCGATACTTGAAAAGCCAATCAGAGGGGAACTGGTGATAGTCACCGAGCACGCCAACAGCTGTCTGACAAACGTATCGGATCACCTCGTACAGAGTCTTAGTCTGCGCGTCGGTGAGATGGTTGCATCTCTGCTCTGGGTGGATCCGGGACTGAAACAGCACCTCGTCACCGACCCAGTTTCCGATCCCGCTGATGAACTTTTGGTTGAGAAGCATAGCTTTGACCGCGGCGCGACTGGCGCGACACTTGGACTGGAAGTACGCAAGCGTAAACCTGTCCGTGTCTTGCACAGGGTCGGGGCCGTTTTCTTTGAGAGGAGCATGGCTGCGAATGTCAGCGCCGGGGCAGTCCACGAGACGAACTCTAGCCAGGCGCCGATAGTCGGTGAAAGCCACTTCCACCGCGGGGTTGCAGGTGGTCGTGAGGTGGAATTTTGTGTATTTGGGAGGCCAGGTTTCGACGCGTGTGTCCGTGTCCCGGTAAAGGGACGAGTAGGATGTTTGGACGCCCCTAATCTGAAGCCAACCCGTCATGCCAAAATGCATCACCACATGCGGAGCCTTATCAAGGACAAGCCAAAATAGCTTGCCTTGCGACCCGGAGGAGATGACCTTCCTCCCGGTCAAGGCAGCCGAAACTGCGTCGCCGGTCGTGCCCGCCTTGCCAAAGACAATTTGGTCGTCGACAGCGGACGCGGTTCTGATGGTCTTGCCGACGAGATGTAGACGCAGAAAGTGCACGATGCGCGCgactgggtttgggtttAGTTATCATGATGATACAGAACAGAGAGTCATGAAAACTTACCTTCAGCTATCTCAGGCATGTTTGCGAGATGTGATGACCTCTGTCTAGAAGTCAAAGTGCAAGATGCGACTCGCGTGGTTCGGTGATTTGGAGACCAGCGAGTGCGAGTCCAACTACTTGAAAGCAGCTGAGGCATCAAAGATGTCAGATAAGACCAGATAGAGATACCAACAGTTGTTGGAAGCAGACTTACAAAGATGGAAGACTTCTTTTGATGTGGAGGTGACAGAAAGTTGATCGATCACGAAGGTGAGAGTTGCATGTTATGGGGAAGGAAATTTTGGGAGAGACGCTCCAGGAAATATGGGGGGGTGTATATACATGGGAGGGACAGCGTTGCGGCGGAACCAAATGTACACATATCTTTCACAGGTACGCTGCTGCAGATGCTCCAACACGTGGTTGCGCCCCTGAAGCGTTGGCTCTTCGTCGGCGCGTCGTGCTCTTATGGACGAGGAGTCAAAGGCAAAACACGAGTGCTCTGCGACTTCACGTGATGTGGTCAAAGCGCCCATGTTCCCGGCAGCTGGCCAAGCTTTCAAGCTTTCGACAGCCCCACTCTGCCGCAGCGGGTTTTTCCACTGCCCCACACAAACTGGGCAGCTTCAAAAACTCTGCGACTGCAACTTTTTatctttcttcctctcccaacatcagaccacaaccatcacaaccaccaatcTGCTTCTGGTAAGTCGCATTTGCTTCCGCAGACGCGCttgacaacagcaacatttCTATGATGACACAACCAATACCGCAAACTAGAGTCTTTGACCTTCGGGTATGAAACTAGCATTGTCACGTCAGTCTGAactttgttgctgttgtcgccGCGCTGCATACCACCGACCTTTGCAATCCGGACAGGACTGACCAGCAAGCAGTACTCTGGCCTCCTACGAGCCACAGTCGCGGATGGGAATCATAACACCTGATTGATGGGCATCATTTGCCTGGTGGAGGTCGATGGGGACACAGCACCACGAACCGACCAACCGACCTTGAACAACTCTCACCACCGGTTGAGGCGTCAACGCTCTCAGGTCAGTGCCCTTCGTcaccctcacctcttcccatcctcgGATTTCATGATGTTCTTACTTTGCTTCGGCAAGTTGGAATTACCGACTGAAATATCTTTTAATGAAGACACAAatggctgtttctgattgAATCCAACACTTCTTACCTTTTCACTTCTCCATTGGTTGTGCGGCTTTCAGACGCTAACATCCATCAAGCAGATCATCCATACCTGTCACTGAGTAAGTCGACAGCTTCTTTCACCAGCACTCGCTGTGCTTTATGATGAAACGGCACTGGGCTCCGAA encodes the following:
- a CDS encoding hypothetical protein (EggNog:ENOG503NXZA; COG:L) — its product is MPEIAEVARIVHFLRLHLVGKTIRTASAVDDQIVFGKAGTTGDAVSAALTGRKVISSGSQGKLFWLVLDKAPHVVMHFGMTGWLQIRGVQTSYSSLYRDTDTRVETWPPKYTKFHLTTTCNPAVEVAFTDYRRLARVRLVDCPGADIRSHAPLKENGPDPVQDTDRFTLAYFQSKCRASRAAVKAMLLNQKFISGIGNWVGDEVLFQSRIHPEQRCNHLTDAQTKTLYEVIRYVCQTAVGVLGDYHQFPSDWLFKYRWSKGSENPTLPGGEPLAHVTVGNRTSCYATRLQKITLDGVPVVVEEEKNKEEVVEEEDGGRQEEKKPAPKGRKRKAEWGSTDMPKPKARRGRRAAVKKTEEEEQEEEEEEEGVKPSKPVAKRGRKALMR